A segment of the Halovivax limisalsi genome:
GCCCAAAATCCGAGAACGACGAACATCACGACGACGACCAAGCCGAACATGCCCCACGTGTGGCCTCGGAACCGGCGAATCGTGTCGTCTCGGGGCGTCCAGTCGGCCTCCCGATAGTGCTCCCGGAAGACGTTGTATCCCTTCCAGAGCCACGCGAGCAGTGCGAAAGCGTACGCGTAGACCACCACCACCCTGAGCACCCAGGCCCACTTGGGCGAAAGACCGAGGAAGGTCCCTTCCCAGCCGCTCCCGGTCGGCGATCGATGGCCGACGTTGTCGATGACGTTGCGATCGGTCAGCGACGGCAACTCGCCGATCGACTCGAAGATCGACCCCCAGAAACTCAATTCGCTCGATACGATTCCGCCGAGCGGTGTAAACGCCAGGAGTCCGGTTAGCACCGTCAGTATGCCGGTCACGAAGAGCCTGTCGAGATACACTCGTCCCCGTCGGGTCAGGTCGAGACCGAATCGATCCGCGACGTGCCACGGGAGGACGTACCCGGAGATGAGCGTGGCGACGACGAACAGGATTCCGATCACGATCAGGTCGTGTGCGAAGGCGCTCGCGATCGTATTCACCGGTTCGCTCACGCCGCTCATCCCGATCGCCGACACCGCCGACGCGATGCCGTCGCCGACGTTTCCGCCGATCCAACCGGGGATCTGTTTGATACCGTCCAGCGTGAACGATACGGCCCCTGTCAACCCGCCGACTGATCCGGCGTACTTCGGCAATTCGATCAGTATCAGGAACGCGAATACGCCGAACCAGACGAGCGCGGGTCGCGGATTCTCGAGAATGCGCTCGCGGAGACTATTCCTGGCCGCAACTGACCGATCGTTCGCCTCCGTCGTCGTTGGGTCACTCATTGTTCGTACCCCACGCGCGGATCGATTATCGTGTAGAGCAGGTCCTGTAGTACGTTCATCCCGATGATGATCACCGTGTAGAAGAAGAGCAACCCGCCGGCGAGATTCAGGTCACCCTCCGTCATCGCGTCGAAGAAGATGCTCCCGAGTCCGTTGATATTGAAGATATACTCGATGATGACCGAGCCGCCGATCAGAATGTACGCCTCGTTCATGATGACCGGCACGAGCGGGATCAGCGCATTGCGGAAGACGTGCTTCCAGATGATGACACGTTCAGTGAGTCCCTTCGCTCGAGCCGTCTCGACGTAGTTCGAATTGATATTCTCGAGGACTGCCGTGCGGCCGATCCGCGTTTCGACGGCCATCGACGCCGATCCGAGCACGATTGCGGCCGGAAGGATGAACTTTACCTCGGCGGCAAAGGCACCCCAGTCGATCGTCAGCGGCGAGGGAATCACGCCGAGGATCTCGGTCCAGCCGGTCGAATAGAAGTCGAGATCGGGCGTCCCCGCAACGCTGGAAATGTCGGGCCCGAGTGTGTACCAGTCGAAACCGAACGGGCCGCCGCCGTTGTGTGTCTGTCGGAGCGCGAAAATGAGCATGATCGACAGCCAGAAGTTCGGCATCGCTTGCCAGAGGATCGCGCTGATCGACGCCGTGTAATCGCCCTTGGTGTTCGGATTGAGTCCCGCGTAGAGGCCGAGCGGGATGCCGATAAATATCGGAAGTAGAATTGCCCAGAATCCGAGCCAGAGCGTCGGCGGCCCCGACTGGGCGATTATCTCCGTCACCTCTTGGCCTTGTCTGATGACTTCCGATTGGCCTAGATCGCCCGTCAGGAAACTCGCTATGAAGTCGATATACTGCCGCCAGAGCGGATCGTTGAGCCCCATCTGTCGCCGCAAGGCCTCGGCAGCTCCGGGTTGACGATTCGGACCAAGTATTGCAGATACCGGATCGATCGGCCCCATCCGGAGCATGACGAAAATGAACGTCATGACTAGGAACAGGACCGGTATCGAGAGGAGTAGCCGTTTGAAGAAGTAGCCCCACCGACTCATACACCGTCACCCACCAGTCGATGTCGTGCGCCCCTTCCTTCCCGTGTGCCCTTTCCTTTGTGCATCCGTCTCATTTTTGACTTCGACGGAACGGTTGTAAACGTTCTGTTATTGCCTGGCAAGATTTATACGAGTCCAAAGAACGGAGTCGGGGCCTTCGAATTCTTTGAGATATAATCAGTGGAAATTTCTTACTTTTGCCCGCCCCCGACGGCCTCATAGCCGGTTTGCACGGACACGAAAACGATGCGATCGAACCGGGAATCGGACGAAATAGGCGCTCCCGAACAGCGATGCGGTACCTAGGCTTCGTCTTCGAGGTTCGTCTGCCAGTCCATGTAGTAGCCGTTGTTCTCGCCGGGCATGCCGCTCGTGTCGGTGTTCTTCGGCTCGAGCGGGTAGAGACCGTAGGCGGCGATCGGGAAGCTCCATCCCCAGCCGATCCCATACATCTCGAGGCTGCCGTCGTACCCCTGCTGAATCAGCGTACTGAACTGCGTCGGCTCCACGCTGGCGTTGACGCCGGTCCCGTTGAGCTTCGACTGGATGTTCTCGGCGACGTTGATCGCCGTGGCGTCGTCGGCCGTACTGATCGTGAGTTCGTACGGATCGTCGGGCGTGAAGCCCGCCTCCTCGAGGACCTGCGTGGCGCCCTCGATGTCGGTCTCGTTGGCGCTGTAGGGGTGGTTGTCGACGAATTCCTGGTGGCCTTCGTCACCGGTCGGCCAGATCGACGGCGGCGTGAAGCTGAACGCCGGAGTGGGAACTCCTTTGTAGAAGTTGTCGACGATCTCCTGGCGGTTCATCACGTAGCCGACGGCCTTTCGGACGGCCTCCGGCGTGTTTGCGACGTTGAACGCGTAGTAGGAGACCGCAAGCGCATCGATGCCGAGGTAATTGACGGTCTCTCCGTTCTCTTCGATCTGGTACGTTCCGACCTCCCGGTCGAGATCGTCCGTCGTCTCGACGGTCTGCTGGTCCGGGTTGAAGACGTTGGTCGGGATCGGGAAGATGTCGAAGTTCTGCTCGACGACGTTCGTCCAGATCGGTTCCGGCTGTTCGACGATCATGTAATTGATCGCGTCGAGCTCCGGACCGCTGCCGTGGTAGTTGTCGTACGCGGACAGCTGGACGTCCTCTTCCTGCGTGAAGCTCTCGAGGATGAAGGGGCCGGTCCCGTTGGCCGCTTCGCCCGTCGACATCTGCGACTGCGTGTACTCCCCGTCCACGTTGGGGACGTCGTCGACCAGCCCGGCCGGCGTCATGACGTACGAGCTGTAAGAGAGGATCTCGAGCGGGTTCGGGTGCGGGTTCTGCAGCGACATCTCGACCGTGTAGTCGTCGACGGCCTCGACACCGAGGGAACCCGGCGCAACGCCACCTTCCTCGCCCTCCTCGTACTGGAGGCCCATTCCGACGGGCATGGAGATGACGAAGCTGGTCATCAGGCTGTTCGGCGATTCGGCGGCGCGTCGCATCGTGTACACGACGTCCTCGGCCGTGAACTCCGATCCGTCGTGGAACTGGACGCCCTGCTTGAGCTCGAAGGTGAGGACGGTGTTGTCCTCGTTCGACTCGAAGTTCTCGACGAGAACGTTCTCGATTTCCAGCGTGCCGTTGCGGAAGTTCGTCAGCTTGTCGTAAATCTGGTGAATGACCCGTCCGGAGTAGACGTCGGTCGACGTGATCGGGTCGAGCGTGCTGAACGTGTTGATCTGTTCGTTGAGCTGATTGTCGGAGCGGTCGACCGTCGTCTCGTTGTGCTGCATGTACCGGGTGCCGAGAACGCCGGTCCGCGGCACATCGACGACGTCGTACCAGTACCGACGGGTCTTTTGGTGGAACTGGGGGTGCCACACGGCGGCTTCGCGGGCGGCCTCCTCCATGTCCACGTAGCGCTCGTTGCGCTCTTCCTCCGCGTCCGGACCGGTGTTCTCCGTAACGAAGTCCCACGCGGCCTGGGCCTTGTCTGCCGGCGTCGCGAACTCCTGCTCGTCACCGCCGTCTTCACCGTCTTCGCCGTCTTCGCCGTCACTGCCGTCACTCCCATCGCTGCCGTCACTACCGTCGCCGCCGTCCTCGCCGTCTTCGCCGTCGTCACCGTCGCCGAAGAGGGCCGAACAGCCGGCGAGTCCCACCGACGCACTCCCACCAAGGAGGGCGAGCATTTGCCGACGCTTGCTATCCACATCTTGCCGATCTGCAGTATCGGACATGGGCGGGCATTGTCAGACATCTCGTAAATATCTACCGAAGCGCTGCGATTCCTGAACACGGACTATGCTCTCCGTTAATCATTCGGTCTCGGGGAATTACCCACGTCAAAATTCATTAATTAGTTCGGATCGTTTCCCTTTTTATGAAAGTAAGGTTGACGGCCTACCGCCCGCGAGCCGCTTCGGCGGCGAACCGGCGTGACGGAGCGCTCTGCGCGTTCGGTCGGCCGCGTATTCGTCGAGACCGTATTCGAGTTCGTCGGGGACGGGAACCACGAGGTATTAATCGTTCGGCCGATTATCGCCTCGCATGAGCGGTGTACGAGTCGCCGGCGTCGGATTGACTCCGTTCGGGAGTACGCCAGACCGGACTGGTCGTGCGCTGTTCGCCGACGCCGCGGCGGCAGCGTTCGAGGACTGTTCGGTACCGCGAACCGACGTCGAGTCGGTGCGGTACGGGAATTTCATGGGCGAACTCGCGGAGCACCAGGGTCACCAGGGGCCGTTGATGGCCGAGGCCGCCGGCGTGCGGGCGCCGGCGACGCGGTACGAATCGGCGTGTGCCTCGGCGGCGACCGCGATCAAAGACGCCGTCACCAGCATTCGACACGGCGAGTGCGACGTCTGTCTCGTCGGCGGCGCCGAGCGGATGACGAATCTGGGCACCGCCGGTGCGACGGAAGCGCTGGCCATCGCGGCCGACGATCTGTGGGAGGTCCGCGCCGGCGTCACGTTCCCCGGCGCCTACGGGCTCATGGCTCGCGCGTATTTCGACCGGTACGGTGGGAGTCGCGAAGATCTCGCGCACATCGCGGTGAAGAACCACGAGAACGCGCTCGAAAACGAGAAGGCCCAGTTCCAGCGCGCGATCACCGTCGGGGACGTCCTGGAGGCGCCGTCGGTGGCCGAACCGCTCGGCCTCTACGACGCCTGTCCCATCTCCGACGGCGCCGCCGCGCTCGTCCTCGTCAGCGAGGAGTACGCGGCCGCAACCGATATCGAGGCGCGGGTCGGGATCACGGGCTTCGGACAGGGCGGCGATCGGATGGCGTTGCACGACCGCGAGTACCTGGCCCGCTCGCCGGCGGCGGACGAGGCGGCCGCCGCTGCCTACGACGATGCGGGCGTCACCGCCGAGGACGTGGCTGCGGCGGAGGTCCACGACTGCTTCACGATCGCGGAGGTGCTCGCCATCGAGTCGCTGGGGATCGCCGAACTGGGGGAAGGTATCTCGGCCGCGCGCGAGGGCTACACGACCGCCGACGGACCGGTTCCCGTCAACCTCTCCGGCGGATTGAAGGCCAAGGGCCACCCGGTCGGGGCGACCGGCGCCTCCCAGATCGTCGAACTGACCCGGTTGCTCCGCGGCGATCATCCGCACAGCGACGCCGTCGACGGGGACGTCGCCGCGGCACACAACGCGGGTGGGACCGTCGCCTCCTGCGTGGTTCACGTCCTGGAGGTGGTCGAATGAGCGACGACGGCGCGAGGGACGCCGGGTTCGACGACTGGCTCGACGCGCTCGAGTCGGGCGACCCGTACTACCTCGCGTGCGAGAACGGACACGGCTCGCTCCCGCCCCGGACCGTCTGCCCGGACTGCGGGAGCGACGCGATCGAGCGAGAATCGCTCTCGATCGACGGCGTCGTCGAGTCCGTCACCGTGGTGCACGTCCCCACCCCGGCGTTCGCAGACGACGCCCCTTACGCGACGGCGATCGTCGACCTCGGCCCCGTCCGGGTCACGGGTCGCGTCGTCGACGCCGATCCGGACACCGTCGACATCGGCATGCCGGTCACGCTCTCCACGACGGAGACGGTGACCACCGGCGAGCGCCAGGTCGCCTTCGAACCCCGATAATCAGTCCGCCCTCTATCCGTCGAACAGGTTGGCCGACAGCCGTATTTCACTCCGCTCGATCCGGCGCCTCCAGCTCGCCGAGACAGCGCTCGACGGGGTCGAGGACGTCGTCGGCGATCGTGTACGGGTCGGTCTCTCCCCGATCGACGGCGGCCGCGAGGTCGTCGATGCCGCCGATCCGCCCGAGTTCGTCCTCCAGGAGGTCGTGCAGGTCCGCCCGGAGCAGCGTCCTGATCTCCTCGGCGTGGCGTCGACGCGTTCGCGTCGTCCGTTCGCCCGACTCGTCGAGGTACCGTCGGTGGGCCTCGATCGCGTCGATGAGGTCGGCGACGCCCTCGCCATCGGTCGCGATCGTTTCGACGATCGACGGCCGCCACGACCCCTCGTCCGGGTGTCGGTCGCCGGCAGCCGTCCCGTCGGCATCGGCCATCGCGTCGGGACCGTGGTGGCCCGCCTGCACGCCGAACGTGGGGCCCTCGCCGAGCTCGATCATCTCCGTGAGTTCCTGGACGGTCCGGTCGGCGCCGTCGCGATCGGCCTTGTTGACGACGAAGACGTCCGCGATCTCGAGAATGCCGGCCTTCAGCGTCTGGACCGCGTCGCCCGACCCCGGCGGAACGAGGACGGCGACGGTGTCGGCGGTGCGGACGACGTCGATCTCGTTCTGGCCGGCGCCGACGGTCTCGATGATGATCGTGTCCATCCCGAAGGCGTCCATCGCTTTGACGGCGTCCGCCGTCGCGGTCGAGAGCCCGCCGAGGGTCCCCCGCGCGCTCATCGAGCGGACGAAGACGTCCATGTCGCCGACCGTCGAGGCCATTCGGATGCGGTCGCCGAGGACCGACCCGCCGGAAAAGGGCGAGGAGGGATCGATCGCGACGATCCCGACCGACTGCCCGTCGTCGCGGTAGGTCTCCGCGAGTTTGTCGACGAGCGTCGACTTGCCGGCGCCGGGCGAGCCGGTGACCCCGATAACGTCTGCGTTGCCGGTGTGGGCGTACAGATCGGAGACGAGCCGCCGATACCCGGGAGCGCGGTTCTCGATCTTCGAGATGACCCGGGCCAGTGCGCGATACTCGCCGTCGAGGAGCGCGTTCAGCAGCTCGTCCAGTTCGGCGCGTTCGTCTCCCGAACCGGCGCGTGCGTCCTCGCCTGCGTCGCGTCCGCTCATCGCTCCGGTGCGTTCTCGCGGACGAACTCGATCGTCTCCTCGATCGACGTGCCCGGTCCGAAGATGGCGGCGACGCCCTCGTCCTCGAGGCCCTGGCGATCCTCCTCGGGGATCACGCCGCCGACGAGGACGAGCGTGTCATCCGCGGCCCCGTAGGATTCCAGGCCGTCCATGATCTTCGGCACGAGCGTGTTGTGCGCCCCCGAGAGGATCGAGATCCCGAGGACGTCGACGTCCTCCTGGACGGCCGCCTGGACGATCTCCTCGGGCGCGTTGTGGAGCCCGGAGTAGATCACTTCGAACCCGGCGTCGCGGAACGCGCGGGCGATGACGTGGGCGCCCCGATCGTGTCCGTCGAGGCCGACCTTCGCGACGAGACAGCGGATCGATCGGCCCTCCGCGTCGGTACTCATGGCCGAGATTTCACTGGCATGGCGTTTGACTCTAACGGAATGTCGCGATCGAACACCGACAGCGTCCGCCAGCCGGTCGTCTCGGCCGACGGTCATCGGATCGTCGTTCCCGTGGCGCGTTCGCGTGGCCGGACCGCGATCGGATCGCCGTTCTTCGCGAGGACTCGCGTTCCGACGCGAACCAAAGGCTAAAGAGTGAAACTGACGAATATCCCCACAATGAACGTCGTTCGTGTCTATCGGAGGGATCTCTCGTGGGCGTCGAAATAACCGAACCGGAGATCAGCGAGGCCGAGTACGCCGAGATGGAGCGATTCGTCTTCGAGTACCTCTCCGCCAGCGTCGAGAAGGAAGACGACGGCGGCCGGATGCGCTGGTACCCCTGGCACTCCGCCGAGTACCGGCACAATCACATCCGCAACGTCGCCGAGCTGGCGGCCGACATCGCGCAGGCGGAGGGAGCGAACGTCGACGTGACCCGGACCGCGGCGATCTTTCACGACGTGGCCAAACTCGAGACCGCGCAAGATCGCCACGCCGAGGCCGGTGCCCGCATCGCACGCGAGTACCTCGCCGCCCAGGGCGACTACCCGAGTTCGTTCGTGGACCAGGTCTGTCGGGCCGTCGAGAACCACTCCTACCAGGGACCGGTCACCGACCTGCCCCTCGAGACGCAGTGTCTGATCGAGGCGGACCTCCTCGACAAGGTCGGCGCAAACGGCACCGCGCTGATGCTCCTGCGGATGGGCTACGAGTCGCGGGTCCACATGGACGCCGACGAGATGGTTTCGCGCGTTCTCGAACGCGGGGTCGACGCCGCGGAGCGCGTCGAGAGCCAGACGGCGACGGACATCGCCCACCGGCGACTCAAGCGCGTCAAGTGGTTCCGCGAGTGGCTCGAAGACGAGATCGCCGGCATGGGCGAGTGACGCGTTCGCCGAATCGGTCGGTGTCCATTCGGTCACTGCCCCGCTCGATCCGATACCGATTGTAACCGAACCGGTTCTACTCGCACTCGATTCGGGTGCGATCGCTCCCAGCGTTTGGCAATCGTTCTCCTTCCGCGGGAACCGCCGTTTCCGTATAGGTACGCGGGGGTCCTACCTGTATACGTAGAGGTGCAAGGACGATGTCAACGACGACCCGAAACCGACTCGAGGCCCAGTACGGCAGACTCTCCATCAACGGCCGGCCCCACGCGCTCAGCGCGGTGACGATCGTGGCGCTCCGACTCGTGATGGGCGGCGTGATGCTGTTCGCCGGCCTCGGTAAGGTGAGCGAGTGGCCGTTCGACGCGAGCGGCTTCCTCGTCCACGGTGTCGACCCGGCGAGCCCGGTCAGCGGACTCTACGCGACGATGGCCGGGACGCCCGTCGTGCTCGAGGCGATCAACGTGATCGTACCGGCGACGCAGCTCCTGATCGGCGTCGCGCTGCTCACG
Coding sequences within it:
- a CDS encoding ABC transporter permease, which gives rise to MSRWGYFFKRLLLSIPVLFLVMTFIFVMLRMGPIDPVSAILGPNRQPGAAEALRRQMGLNDPLWRQYIDFIASFLTGDLGQSEVIRQGQEVTEIIAQSGPPTLWLGFWAILLPIFIGIPLGLYAGLNPNTKGDYTASISAILWQAMPNFWLSIMLIFALRQTHNGGGPFGFDWYTLGPDISSVAGTPDLDFYSTGWTEILGVIPSPLTIDWGAFAAEVKFILPAAIVLGSASMAVETRIGRTAVLENINSNYVETARAKGLTERVIIWKHVFRNALIPLVPVIMNEAYILIGGSVIIEYIFNINGLGSIFFDAMTEGDLNLAGGLLFFYTVIIIGMNVLQDLLYTIIDPRVGYEQ
- a CDS encoding ABC transporter substrate-binding protein yields the protein MSDTADRQDVDSKRRQMLALLGGSASVGLAGCSALFGDGDDGEDGEDGGDGSDGSDGSDGSDGEDGEDGEDGGDEQEFATPADKAQAAWDFVTENTGPDAEEERNERYVDMEEAAREAAVWHPQFHQKTRRYWYDVVDVPRTGVLGTRYMQHNETTVDRSDNQLNEQINTFSTLDPITSTDVYSGRVIHQIYDKLTNFRNGTLEIENVLVENFESNEDNTVLTFELKQGVQFHDGSEFTAEDVVYTMRRAAESPNSLMTSFVISMPVGMGLQYEEGEEGGVAPGSLGVEAVDDYTVEMSLQNPHPNPLEILSYSSYVMTPAGLVDDVPNVDGEYTQSQMSTGEAANGTGPFILESFTQEEDVQLSAYDNYHGSGPELDAINYMIVEQPEPIWTNVVEQNFDIFPIPTNVFNPDQQTVETTDDLDREVGTYQIEENGETVNYLGIDALAVSYYAFNVANTPEAVRKAVGYVMNRQEIVDNFYKGVPTPAFSFTPPSIWPTGDEGHQEFVDNHPYSANETDIEGATQVLEEAGFTPDDPYELTISTADDATAINVAENIQSKLNGTGVNASVEPTQFSTLIQQGYDGSLEMYGIGWGWSFPIAAYGLYPLEPKNTDTSGMPGENNGYYMDWQTNLEDEA
- a CDS encoding thiolase C-terminal domain-containing protein, with the protein product MSGVRVAGVGLTPFGSTPDRTGRALFADAAAAAFEDCSVPRTDVESVRYGNFMGELAEHQGHQGPLMAEAAGVRAPATRYESACASAATAIKDAVTSIRHGECDVCLVGGAERMTNLGTAGATEALAIAADDLWEVRAGVTFPGAYGLMARAYFDRYGGSREDLAHIAVKNHENALENEKAQFQRAITVGDVLEAPSVAEPLGLYDACPISDGAAALVLVSEEYAAATDIEARVGITGFGQGGDRMALHDREYLARSPAADEAAAAAYDDAGVTAEDVAAAEVHDCFTIAEVLAIESLGIAELGEGISAAREGYTTADGPVPVNLSGGLKAKGHPVGATGASQIVELTRLLRGDHPHSDAVDGDVAAAHNAGGTVASCVVHVLEVVE
- a CDS encoding Zn-ribbon domain-containing OB-fold protein, which codes for MSDDGARDAGFDDWLDALESGDPYYLACENGHGSLPPRTVCPDCGSDAIERESLSIDGVVESVTVVHVPTPAFADDAPYATAIVDLGPVRVTGRVVDADPDTVDIGMPVTLSTTETVTTGERQVAFEPR
- the meaB gene encoding methylmalonyl Co-A mutase-associated GTPase MeaB; the encoded protein is MSGRDAGEDARAGSGDERAELDELLNALLDGEYRALARVISKIENRAPGYRRLVSDLYAHTGNADVIGVTGSPGAGKSTLVDKLAETYRDDGQSVGIVAIDPSSPFSGGSVLGDRIRMASTVGDMDVFVRSMSARGTLGGLSTATADAVKAMDAFGMDTIIIETVGAGQNEIDVVRTADTVAVLVPPGSGDAVQTLKAGILEIADVFVVNKADRDGADRTVQELTEMIELGEGPTFGVQAGHHGPDAMADADGTAAGDRHPDEGSWRPSIVETIATDGEGVADLIDAIEAHRRYLDESGERTTRTRRRHAEEIRTLLRADLHDLLEDELGRIGGIDDLAAAVDRGETDPYTIADDVLDPVERCLGELEAPDRAE
- a CDS encoding cobalamin B12-binding domain-containing protein; its protein translation is MSTDAEGRSIRCLVAKVGLDGHDRGAHVIARAFRDAGFEVIYSGLHNAPEEIVQAAVQEDVDVLGISILSGAHNTLVPKIMDGLESYGAADDTLVLVGGVIPEEDRQGLEDEGVAAIFGPGTSIEETIEFVRENAPER
- a CDS encoding HD domain-containing protein produces the protein MGVEITEPEISEAEYAEMERFVFEYLSASVEKEDDGGRMRWYPWHSAEYRHNHIRNVAELAADIAQAEGANVDVTRTAAIFHDVAKLETAQDRHAEAGARIAREYLAAQGDYPSSFVDQVCRAVENHSYQGPVTDLPLETQCLIEADLLDKVGANGTALMLLRMGYESRVHMDADEMVSRVLERGVDAAERVESQTATDIAHRRLKRVKWFREWLEDEIAGMGE
- a CDS encoding DoxX family protein; this encodes MSTTTRNRLEAQYGRLSINGRPHALSAVTIVALRLVMGGVMLFAGLGKVSEWPFDASGFLVHGVDPASPVSGLYATMAGTPVVLEAINVIVPATQLLIGVALLTGAFVRLAALGGAVQMVLFYLGGWAGDWLALFDSTLVYAFVFLALGAFAAGRMAGLDAYIERLRVGDRRLIERFPRLRYVLG